In one Clostridia bacterium genomic region, the following are encoded:
- a CDS encoding sigma-54 dependent transcriptional regulator, whose amino-acid sequence MNLEKVLIVEDEENERTGLAELVSAWGYRTETACDGVEGLEKAGTWSPGIVITDLKMPRMDGMDLLEKIAQQPEEIAVILLTAQGSIDAAVAAMKLGAYDFIEKPVNPTRLRNILGNAARQRGTERELEATRRKLRDSGQLGSLIGSSRKMQEVFRLIEMVAPSTASVLITGESGTGKELVARTMHELSSRKNKPFVAINCAAIPETLIESEIFGHEKGAFTGALERRTGCFELAEGGTLLLDEIGEMPIGTQAKLLRVLEDHRLRRLGSKVETPVDVRVVASTNKVPEDAVAKGELRNDLYYRLNVFNINMPPLREHKEDLPDLVHMLIKDMNAKHGRNVRTVSDAVMNLFNGFAWPGNVREVRNTLERAVIVCDSSVIEPRHLPPGFGSVTPKAPVQEANAVRLAVGTTVEEAERLLILKTLEATHNNKTRAAEILAISLKTLHNKLKEYGQQSNGAATAELAANH is encoded by the coding sequence ATGAACTTAGAAAAAGTTCTAATTGTTGAAGATGAAGAAAACGAACGCACAGGTCTCGCCGAACTTGTTTCTGCGTGGGGGTATCGCACGGAGACGGCGTGCGACGGTGTAGAAGGCCTGGAGAAGGCCGGAACATGGAGCCCGGGCATTGTCATTACCGATCTGAAAATGCCGCGCATGGATGGCATGGATCTGCTGGAAAAAATCGCGCAGCAACCCGAAGAGATCGCCGTCATCCTGCTCACGGCCCAGGGCAGTATCGATGCCGCAGTAGCTGCGATGAAACTAGGCGCATATGACTTCATCGAGAAGCCCGTCAACCCCACGCGATTGCGGAACATCCTGGGCAATGCCGCACGCCAGCGTGGTACCGAACGAGAACTGGAAGCTACCCGGCGCAAGTTGCGCGATAGCGGGCAGCTTGGCTCACTGATAGGCTCCTCGCGCAAGATGCAGGAAGTGTTCCGGCTGATCGAAATGGTCGCACCCAGCACTGCAAGCGTGCTCATAACAGGCGAGAGCGGCACCGGCAAAGAGCTGGTCGCCCGCACCATGCACGAGTTGAGCTCACGAAAGAACAAGCCTTTCGTAGCCATCAACTGCGCTGCAATCCCTGAGACGCTGATCGAAAGCGAAATCTTCGGACATGAGAAAGGTGCATTCACCGGCGCGCTCGAACGCCGCACCGGCTGCTTCGAACTCGCCGAAGGCGGCACGCTGCTGCTCGATGAAATCGGCGAGATGCCCATCGGAACTCAAGCCAAGCTGCTGCGCGTCCTGGAAGATCACCGGCTCCGCCGCCTTGGAAGCAAAGTCGAAACGCCGGTGGATGTGCGAGTGGTCGCGTCCACCAACAAAGTACCGGAAGACGCCGTAGCGAAAGGCGAACTACGCAACGACCTCTATTACCGGCTCAACGTGTTCAACATCAACATGCCGCCGCTTCGCGAACACAAGGAGGATTTACCCGACCTTGTCCACATGCTCATCAAGGACATGAACGCAAAGCACGGCCGCAACGTGCGTACCGTTAGCGATGCTGTCATGAATTTATTCAATGGCTTTGCCTGGCCTGGAAACGTTCGCGAGGTTCGCAACACCCTGGAGCGCGCAGTGATCGTCTGCGACTCCTCGGTGATCGAGCCCCGGCACCTGCCGCCCGGCTTCGGCTCGGTCACGCCGAAGGCTCCGGTACAGGAAGCCAACGCCGTGCGCCTCGCCGTCGGCACCACGGTCGAAGAAGCGGAAAGGCTGCTGATTCTGAAAACGCTTGAGGCGACGCACAACAACAAGACGCGCGCAGCGGAAATCCTGGCCATCAGCCTGAAGACGCTGCACAACAAGCTGAAGGAATACGGGCAGCAGTCAAACGGAGCTGCGACTGCCGAACTGGCGGCCAACCACTAA
- a CDS encoding ATP-binding protein: MPRIRLKTKLVLAISAMVFALVAVLSWIYISQIVRQRVTESYESGDFVAHQVLHLTRQALEIDLSSTRLDVDDPQKVHDAIEEILQSDPGLNSLLQSIVGYSPTIYDVAIADQAGKAMLHTDAGAIDKPFPQRTSLSELRDGGFFEQLSVVYGEPRVYEVQLPIQRGDKPFGEIRVGLSTVFLKNELQPQLNRALLFSGMAILLSLIFAASMSNIALRPLEAIGRRLDLMTSDVGQSPEIESVATDEYGVVTTKIDRLGRQIQDVKEVFSALKENLDQIMGTLQDGLMLFTRDARVVLVSASAERFVGRPRNDMLGYDVEQIFDDSTRLGRIVLDAFALHQPITQREIEDDAGRRMQISLDFIEERGERIGALLTMRDAESVRRIENEIELSRRLAAIGRLTSGVAHEVKNPINAIVVHLEVLREKLSQVDPDTRRHIDVIGGEIRRLDRVVQTLVDFNKPIELRLVDIDLRKIIDEVLLLASLDAGRHGVNIEQQISPEPLLARVDADLIKQALLNVVLNGVQAMPQGGALNISALRENGTALIEVRDHGAGIPPEIRDKIFNLYFTTKKQGSGIGLAMSYRVLQLHNGSLDFQSEEGRGTTFRLTLPIAGVESGSEVAQTHTSQT, translated from the coding sequence ATGCCAAGGATACGACTCAAAACAAAGTTGGTGCTGGCCATTAGTGCCATGGTATTTGCACTCGTGGCCGTGCTGTCCTGGATCTACATCTCGCAGATCGTAAGGCAGCGTGTAACGGAGTCGTACGAGAGCGGCGATTTCGTCGCGCACCAGGTTCTGCACCTCACGCGACAGGCGCTGGAAATCGATCTCAGCAGCACGCGTCTCGATGTCGATGACCCGCAGAAGGTTCATGACGCCATCGAGGAGATTTTGCAATCCGATCCCGGATTGAACTCGCTCCTGCAATCGATTGTCGGCTACTCGCCAACGATTTACGACGTGGCCATTGCCGACCAGGCCGGCAAAGCGATGCTGCACACCGACGCCGGAGCCATCGACAAACCTTTCCCCCAACGTACCAGCCTCTCGGAATTACGTGATGGTGGCTTTTTCGAGCAGTTGTCCGTGGTGTATGGAGAACCGCGTGTTTACGAAGTTCAACTGCCAATCCAGCGCGGCGACAAGCCATTTGGCGAGATCCGCGTAGGCCTCTCCACGGTCTTTCTGAAGAACGAGCTTCAACCGCAACTCAATCGTGCGTTGCTATTTTCAGGGATGGCAATCCTGCTGTCGCTCATCTTCGCAGCCAGCATGTCGAATATCGCGCTGCGGCCACTGGAAGCTATTGGCCGCCGACTCGACCTGATGACCTCTGACGTCGGCCAGTCGCCCGAGATCGAGAGCGTCGCCACCGACGAGTATGGCGTGGTAACCACGAAGATCGATCGACTTGGCCGCCAGATCCAGGATGTTAAAGAGGTCTTCTCCGCTCTTAAAGAAAACCTCGACCAGATCATGGGCACATTGCAGGACGGCCTCATGCTCTTCACCCGCGATGCCCGCGTCGTGCTTGTAAGCGCGTCGGCGGAACGCTTCGTCGGCCGCCCGCGGAACGATATGCTCGGCTACGACGTCGAGCAAATCTTTGATGACAGCACTCGCCTGGGACGAATTGTGCTCGACGCCTTTGCGCTGCACCAGCCCATCACGCAGCGGGAGATAGAAGACGACGCTGGCCGCCGCATGCAGATCTCGCTCGACTTCATCGAAGAACGCGGTGAACGCATTGGCGCGCTACTCACCATGCGCGATGCCGAAAGCGTGCGTCGTATCGAGAACGAGATCGAACTTTCGCGTCGCCTCGCGGCCATCGGACGCCTCACCTCGGGCGTCGCACACGAGGTCAAGAACCCGATCAATGCCATCGTCGTCCACCTCGAAGTACTGCGTGAAAAGTTGTCGCAGGTCGATCCCGACACAAGACGCCACATCGACGTCATTGGCGGCGAAATCCGGCGCCTTGATCGCGTCGTGCAGACCCTTGTCGACTTCAACAAGCCAATCGAGTTGCGGCTCGTGGACATTGACTTGCGCAAAATCATTGACGAAGTCCTGCTCCTCGCCTCTCTTGACGCCGGGCGCCACGGCGTAAACATAGAGCAGCAAATCAGCCCGGAGCCGCTGCTGGCGCGGGTCGATGCCGACCTCATCAAGCAGGCTCTCCTCAACGTTGTGCTCAACGGCGTTCAGGCGATGCCTCAAGGCGGGGCGTTGAACATCTCCGCGCTTCGTGAGAACGGGACCGCCCTCATCGAAGTGCGCGACCACGGGGCCGGCATTCCCCCCGAAATACGGGACAAGATTTTCAACCTCTACTTCACTACCAAGAAGCAGGGCAGCGGTATTGGCCTCGCCATGAGCTACCGGGTTTTGCAACTCCACAACGGCAGCCTGGACTTCCAGTCTGAAGAGGGACGAGGTACCACGTTCAGGCTCACGCTTCCCATCGCGGGCGTAGAATCTGGCTCTGAGGTCGCACAGACTCACACCTCACAGACATGA
- a CDS encoding enoyl-ACP reductase translates to MSKSLEGRTAVVFGVANKRSIAWAIAQHLQDAGAQLAITYQNERVRQEAEEMIQSLPNAKAFQCDVSNDDEIAALFESLRESFGKLDVLVHSVAYAPADELKNDFSQTTREGFRIAHDVSVYSLIAVSRAAAPLMTEGGSIITLSFFGAEKVVPNYNVMGVAKAALEASVRYLANDLGRKQIRVNAISAGPIKTLAARGISGLTEMLKAHANRAPLQRNVDVNEVAETAVFLAGPGGSGITGETLHVDCGYNIMGY, encoded by the coding sequence ATGTCGAAGAGTCTTGAGGGTCGTACAGCCGTTGTATTCGGAGTGGCGAACAAACGCAGCATCGCGTGGGCGATCGCACAGCACTTGCAGGACGCAGGCGCGCAACTGGCAATCACCTACCAGAACGAGCGTGTGCGTCAGGAAGCGGAGGAGATGATCCAATCGCTTCCCAATGCTAAGGCTTTCCAGTGCGACGTTTCCAATGACGATGAGATCGCCGCACTGTTTGAAAGCCTGCGTGAGAGCTTCGGCAAGTTGGATGTGCTGGTACACTCCGTGGCCTATGCTCCGGCTGACGAACTGAAGAACGACTTTTCCCAGACCACTCGCGAAGGCTTCCGCATCGCGCACGACGTCAGCGTTTACTCGCTCATCGCCGTCTCGCGCGCCGCAGCTCCGTTGATGACCGAGGGTGGCAGCATCATAACGCTCAGTTTCTTCGGCGCGGAAAAGGTCGTTCCCAACTACAACGTGATGGGCGTGGCGAAGGCCGCGCTTGAAGCCTCGGTCCGCTATCTCGCGAACGACCTCGGACGCAAGCAGATCCGCGTGAACGCAATCTCCGCGGGTCCGATCAAGACATTGGCTGCGCGCGGCATCAGTGGACTCACCGAGATGCTGAAGGCACACGCCAACCGTGCACCGCTGCAACGCAATGTGGACGTGAATGAAGTCGCGGAGACAGCCGTCTTCCTGGCTGGCCCTGGCGGCAGCGGCATCACCGGCGAAACGCTTCATGTAGATTGCGGCTACAACATCATGGGCTATTAG
- the tsaE gene encoding tRNA (adenosine(37)-N6)-threonylcarbamoyltransferase complex ATPase subunit type 1 TsaE: MQKQFITRSADDTIALGRELAPLLRQAHIVLLRGDLGAGKTTMVKGIAEAFEAAAQEDVTSPTFTLVHEYRGPERTLYHIDLYRIETERELYTLDLDDLIVEDGNILLIEWGEKFERFVHERDVEIAIERDGDTRRTIIVSTKE, from the coding sequence ATGCAGAAACAATTCATCACTCGCTCGGCTGACGACACCATCGCTCTCGGACGCGAACTCGCTCCGCTTCTGCGCCAAGCCCACATCGTTCTCCTTCGCGGAGACCTTGGCGCGGGCAAGACGACGATGGTGAAGGGAATCGCCGAGGCTTTCGAAGCCGCCGCGCAAGAGGACGTCACCAGTCCCACGTTCACGCTCGTACACGAGTATCGTGGCCCGGAGCGAACGCTCTACCACATCGATTTGTACCGCATCGAGACCGAACGCGAACTCTATACCCTGGACCTCGACGACCTCATTGTCGAAGACGGCAACATCCTGCTCATCGAATGGGGAGAGAAGTTCGAGCGCTTCGTCCACGAACGCGATGTGGAAATTGCAATCGAGCGCGATGGCGATACCCGCCGCACGATTATCGTCTCCACTAAAGAATGA